A DNA window from Alligator mississippiensis isolate rAllMis1 chromosome 11, rAllMis1, whole genome shotgun sequence contains the following coding sequences:
- the FBXL22 gene encoding F-box and leucine-rich protein 22: MHITQLNRECLLHLFSFLDKSSRKSLGQTCQRLLEVFQDPSLWSLLSFHSPVELKKDNFLLGAALKYLSICWHSSRVKVCNIEDWMKSSFQKDICSKHENTVNEFLLQVCNRCPNLLSLTLSGCGHVTDYYLTLLLKCCPNLKILKLENCVRITDQTLEAVTHYGGSLHTLHVDFCRNITHAGLEEVRKKHPSVMLKAEKSASMIPDCKPEEKLVLERMRRKLVQQ; the protein is encoded by the exons ATGCATATAACCCAGCTGAATAGAGAGTGCCTTTTGCATCTATTTTCATTCCTGGACAAAAGCAGTAGAAAAAGTTTAGGACAGACATGTCAAAGACTGCTTGAGGTGTTCCAGGATCCTTCCCTGTGGTCCCTGCTGAGTTTTCATTCTCCCGTGGAACTGAAGAAGGATAATTTTCTCTTGGGAGCAGCTTTAAAGTACCTGTCCATCTGCTGGCATTCAAGCAGAGTCAAAGTGTGTAACATTGAGGACTGGATGAAAAGCTCATTCCAGAAAGACATTTGTAGCAAGCATGAAAACACCGTCAATGAGTTTTTATTACAAGTCTGCAACAG GTGCCCCAACCTGCTGTCCCTGaccttgtctggatgtggccatgtCACAGACTATTACCTCACGCTGCTGCTCAAGTGCTGCCCAAATCTCAAGATACTGAAACTGGAAAACTGTGTGCGTATCACTGATCAGACTCTGGAAGCAGTGACCCACTACGGTGGCTCTTTACACACGCTCCATGTGGACTTTTGCCGGAATATCACCCACGCTGGTTTAGAGGAAGTCAGAAAGAAACATCCTTCAGTCATGCTGAAAGCAGAAAAGAGTGCCAGCATGATTCCAGACTGCAAACCAGAAGAAAAGCTGGTGCTGGAAAGGATGAGAAGAAAACTTGTACAACAGTAG